The following proteins are encoded in a genomic region of Terriglobia bacterium:
- the pcaG gene encoding protocatechuate 3,4-dioxygenase subunit alpha — translation MSLCKTTSQTVGPYFAIGLTWLNKDNLASPGVAGEHVTIEGRFLDGDGQPIPDALLEVWQANSHGKYAHPEDTQNKPLEPGFLGFGRIPADANGKFRFSTIKPGPVPGPDGKPQAPHILVSVFARGLLCRLVTRIYFPDDPGNAGDFALNQVEPARRGTLIARKVPGQSGVLEWNVVIQGPEETVFFDC, via the coding sequence ATGAGCCTGTGCAAGACAACGTCGCAAACCGTCGGACCTTACTTCGCCATCGGCCTCACCTGGCTGAACAAGGACAACCTCGCCAGCCCGGGCGTCGCGGGTGAGCACGTGACGATCGAGGGCCGCTTCCTGGACGGCGACGGCCAGCCCATTCCGGACGCGCTGCTCGAAGTCTGGCAGGCCAACTCGCATGGAAAATACGCCCACCCGGAGGACACCCAGAACAAACCCTTGGAGCCTGGGTTCCTGGGCTTCGGGCGCATTCCCGCCGATGCCAACGGGAAATTCCGCTTCAGCACCATCAAGCCGGGTCCGGTGCCGGGCCCGGATGGCAAGCCGCAGGCTCCGCACATCCTGGTCTCCGTCTTCGCCCGCGGGCTGCTGTGCCGCCTTGTGACGCGCATCTACTTCCCGGACGATCCCGGCAACGCCGGCGATTTTGCCTTGAACCAGGTCGAGCCGGCGCGGCGCGGCACTTTGATCGCCAGGAAGGTGCCGGGCCAGAGCGGGGTTCTCGAATGGAACGTCGTCATTCAGGGCCCGGAAGAAACGGTTTTCTTC